AAGCCGCCGGAGAAATGCTACCGGCGATCGGGTCGGCGCTGCGGATGGAACAACAGGTGGTGGCCGCGCGCGGCGCGATGCGCGCCGCTCAGGAAAGCGTGCGTGACGGCCAGGCGTTGGCCGATGCGCTCGATCGCGCGCGCGCCGAGCTCGAACTCAAGGCGCGTTCGCTGACGGAGGCACGCGCGCGTGCCGAAGATGCGACCCGAGCGAAGGACCAATTTCTGGCGATGCTGGGGCACGAGCTGCGCAATCCGCTGGCGCCGATTACCACGGCGTTGCATCTGATGCGGATGCGCGGCATGGCCTCGCGCGAACAGGACATCATCGAACGCCAGGTGGCGCATGTGACGCGCCTGGTCGACGACTTGCTCGACGTCGCGCGCATCACGCAGGGCAAGATCGAGCTGCGGCGCGAGTGCCTCGAACTCGGTGCCGTGACGGCGCGGGCGATTGAAATGGTGGGCCCGCTGCTCGAGAAGCGCCAGCAGGTGCTGCGGGTCGACGTCGCGAGCGTTGGTCTGGCAGTCGACGCTGATCCGGAACGGCTCGCGCAGGTGATCGCGAACCTGCTGACCAACGCCTCGCGCTACAGTGCGCCCGCCAGCCGCATCGTGGTGACGGGCGAACGCGACGGCGAAAACGTGCGGCTGTCGGTCGTCGATCAAGGCATCGGGATCGCGCCAGGGATGCTGTCGCGCATCTTCGAGACATTTGTGCAGGCGGCCCCCTCGTCCGATACGCAGCGCGGACTCGGCCTCGGGCTCGCCATCGTGCGAAGCATGGTCCATCTGCACGGCGGCACGGTCAGCGCACATAGCGCCGGGGTCGGGCACGGCAGCGAGTTCGTCGTCGAGCTGCCCGCCAGCGCTGACCTCAACCCACCGCGCCGGCGCGCCATGCCAGGGCCCGCTAACGAGCCCACCAGCCTACGAGGTCTGAGCGAGCGCGTGCTAATCGTGGACGACAACACCGATGCCAACGAGTTGTTGGCAGAGATGCTGGCGTCGTTGGGCTTCGAGGTGTGCACCGCGGCCGATGGCGACTCCGCAATCGCGCGCGCCGCGGACTTCAAACCAGCGATCGCGCTCCTGGACATTGGTCTCCCAGGGATCGACGGGTACGAGCTGGCGCGCCAGTTGCGTGACCTGAGCGGCGATTCGATCCGGTTCGTGGCGGTCACGGGCTTCGGACAGGACGTTGACCGCGCGCGTTCGCGCGTGGCCGGTTTCGACGCCCACCTCGTGAAGCCGGTGGAACCGGAACTGCTGCACCGCGTGCTGACCGAACTCCGTTACCAGAACCCCCCGCCGTCCTGTTGATGCCCATC
This genomic interval from Acidobacteriota bacterium contains the following:
- a CDS encoding ATP-binding protein; amino-acid sequence: MDLTTLRLAIALVNRDERAAAVSRLAAHAGACALFVLIEDPELGTLVPAPGLVSTLPGGRAWRELLGRRQPGLHRVRVPTAPAAPPVDAIAIATAYAVMVFVGEHTDLAVVEAAGEMLPAIGSALRMEQQVVAARGAMRAAQESVRDGQALADALDRARAELELKARSLTEARARAEDATRAKDQFLAMLGHELRNPLAPITTALHLMRMRGMASREQDIIERQVAHVTRLVDDLLDVARITQGKIELRRECLELGAVTARAIEMVGPLLEKRQQVLRVDVASVGLAVDADPERLAQVIANLLTNASRYSAPASRIVVTGERDGENVRLSVVDQGIGIAPGMLSRIFETFVQAAPSSDTQRGLGLGLAIVRSMVHLHGGTVSAHSAGVGHGSEFVVELPASADLNPPRRRAMPGPANEPTSLRGLSERVLIVDDNTDANELLAEMLASLGFEVCTAADGDSAIARAADFKPAIALLDIGLPGIDGYELARQLRDLSGDSIRFVAVTGFGQDVDRARSRVAGFDAHLVKPVEPELLHRVLTELRYQNPPPSC